Proteins from a genomic interval of Vicia villosa cultivar HV-30 ecotype Madison, WI unplaced genomic scaffold, Vvil1.0 ctg.001098F_1_1, whole genome shotgun sequence:
- the LOC131633220 gene encoding protein COBRA-like, whose protein sequence is MYNYQRYRGIQKPGWTLGWTWAKKEIIWNMLGSQTTEQGDCSKFKAGIPHCCKKDPTVVDLFPGTPYNQQVANCCKGGVLSSWAQNPRNAVSSFQASVGSAGTTNGTVALPRNFTLRASGPGYTCGPAKIVKPTQFITSDKRRVIQALMTWNVIYNYSHRLQ, encoded by the exons aTGTACAACTATCAACGATATCGCGGTATTCAAAAGCCGGGATGGACATTAGGATGGACATGGGCTAAAAAGGAAATAATCTGGAACATGTTGGGAAGCCAAACAACCGAACAAGGAGATTGTTCGAAGTTCAAAGCCGGAATTCCGCATTGTTGTAAGAAGGATCCAACCGTGGTTGATTTGTTTCCAGGAACACCTTACAACCAACAGGTTGCAAATTGTTGCAAAGGCGGTGTGTTGAGTTCATGGGCTCAGAATCCACGCAATGCTGTAAGTTCTTTTCAGGCTAGTGTTGGTTCTGCTGGAACAACCAATGGAACAGTTGCACTTCCAAGAAATTTCACCTTGAGAGCATCTGGTCCTGGTTATACTTGTGGTCCTGCAAAAATTGTCAAACCGACTCAATTTATTACGAGTGACAAGAGGAGAGTCATACAAGCCTTGA TGACATGGAATGTTATCTACAATTATTCTCATAGACTTCAATGA